A genome region from Pseudorca crassidens isolate mPseCra1 chromosome 20, mPseCra1.hap1, whole genome shotgun sequence includes the following:
- the LOC137214726 gene encoding LOW QUALITY PROTEIN: zinc finger protein 418-like (The sequence of the model RefSeq protein was modified relative to this genomic sequence to represent the inferred CDS: deleted 2 bases in 1 codon) has product MIAVSVGTLLLIAWCSSFTSGVHTGKRPYECSECWKSFSHQSYLTQHWKVHSGKRPYECIECGKSFMSHHGLHYHQRVHTGSRPYECSECGKSFTFHSGLHYHQRVHTGERPYECSECGKCFTSASALCYYQKTHAGDRPYECTVCGKCFYSCSTLHYHHRVHTGERPYVCSECGKSFFSSCNLIKHERIHTGERPYVCSLCGKSFIQRCYLLIHQRVHTGERPYECNECGKSFTTWRNLHYHQGVHTGESPYECSECGKTFERESSLIEHCRVHTGEKPYKCSECGKAFSSRYVFRYHQRVHTGLRPYECSECGKSFICSSILREHQRIHSNQSPYECTECGKSFRANSYLTEHCIIHTGEKPYKCSECGRSFSSRSGLRYHQRVHTGLRPYEGSECEKSFPQSFALLPHPC; this is encoded by the exons ATGATTGCAGTGAGTGTGGGAACTCTTTTACTAATAGCTTGGTGCTCGTCCTTCACCAGCGG AGTTCACACAGGaaaaaggccttatgagtgcagtgagTGTTGGAAATCCTTTAGTCATCAATCTTACCTCACTCAACACTGGAAGGTTCATAGTGGAAAAAGGCCTTATGAATGCAttgaatgtgggaaatcttttatGTCTCACCATGGCCTCCATTATcatcagagagttcacactgGATCAAGGCCTTATGAATGTAGTGAATGTGGGAAGTCTTTTACCTTTCACTCTGGCCTTCATTATCATCAGAGAgttcacacaggagaaaggccttatgagtgcagtgagTGTGGAAAATGTTTTACCTCTGCCTCTGCCCTGTGTTATTATCAGAAGACTCATGCTGGAGATAGGCCTTATGAGTGCACTGTATGTGGGAAATGTTTTTACTCTTGTTCCACCCTCCATTATCATCACAGAgttcacacaggagaaaggccttatgtgtgcagtgaatgtgggaaatctttttTCTCTAGCTGCAACCTCATTAAACATGAGAgaattcacacaggagaaaggccttatgtgTGCAGTTTATGTGGGAAATCCTTTATCCAAAGATGTTACCTTCTTATACACCAGAGAgttcacacaggagaaaggccttatgagtgtaatgaatgtgggaaatcttttacTACTTGGAGGAACCTTCATTATCATCAGggagttcacactggagaaagcccttatgagtgcagtgaatgtgggaaaacctTT GAGAGAGAGTCTTCTCTCATTGAACACTGtagagttcacactggagaaaagccttataaatgcagtgaatgtgggaaagcttttTCATCTAGGTATGTTTTCCGTTATCATCAGAGAGTTCACACAGGATTGAGGCCATATGAGtgtagtgaatgtgggaaatcttttatTTGTAGTTCCATTCTCCGtgaacatcagagaattcacagtAACCAAAGTCCTTATGAATGCACTGAATGTGGGAAGTCCTTTAGAGCAAATTCTTATCTCACTGAACACTGTATAATTCATACTGGAGAAAAGCCTTAtaaatgcagtgaatgtgggagaTCTTTTTCGTCTAGGTCCGGCCTCCGTTATCATCAGAGAGTTCACACAGGATTGAGGCCATATGAGGGTAGTGAATGTGAGAAATCTTTTCCCCAGAGCTTTGCACTCCTTCCACATCCATGTTGA